One segment of Candidatus Latescibacterota bacterium DNA contains the following:
- the dxs gene encoding 1-deoxy-D-xylulose-5-phosphate synthase has protein sequence MKYRFLNSIDSPRDLKGLSIEDLEVLAEEIRKYIIEVVSIRGGHLASSLGAVEITLALHYVFDSPDDKIVWDVGHQSYAHKIITGRREAFRSLRTRNGISGFPNIHESEHDCFGVGHACTAISAATGFAVARDLKGGDNFIISIVGDGAVSGGMSFEGINHAGHLKMNRFVIILNDNEMSISKNVGALARYLTRITTKKPYLQLEADVWELLGKIPALGGKARKLASRIKESIKNLVVPTILFEELGFRYLGPLDGHDIRQLVETFSLLHQIPGPIMIHAMTKKGKGYQFAEKDAEKFHGVGSFYKKTGGSKSSPGKESYSRFFGKTLCNIASKDEKVVAVTAAMKEGTGLSEFAEKFPERFFDVGISEQHAVTFAAGLAKEGYKPFVAIYSTFLQRGFDQIIHDVALQKLPVRFVVDRAGLVGRDGATHHGVFDISFLSIVPDLTLMAPTDENELSRMLYTMMLIEDGPSAIRFPRGNIVGIESVDMKKPLQLGKGRIVREGKDVSILSAGSMLSLAMETATIMSR, from the coding sequence CTGAAATACAGATTTCTTAATAGTATCGATTCGCCACGGGATCTGAAGGGGCTATCTATAGAGGATCTGGAGGTCCTGGCAGAAGAGATCAGGAAGTATATCATAGAAGTAGTGTCCATAAGAGGCGGACATCTGGCCTCGAGTCTGGGAGCCGTAGAAATTACGCTGGCTCTGCATTATGTGTTTGATTCACCGGACGACAAAATTGTATGGGATGTCGGCCACCAGAGCTATGCTCATAAGATTATAACGGGTAGAAGGGAAGCGTTCCGATCTCTCAGGACACGGAACGGAATCTCCGGTTTTCCAAATATTCACGAAAGTGAACATGACTGTTTTGGTGTTGGCCATGCCTGCACCGCTATTTCGGCGGCGACAGGCTTTGCAGTCGCACGGGATCTTAAGGGTGGAGATAATTTCATAATCAGTATAGTCGGGGATGGTGCGGTTTCAGGGGGCATGTCTTTTGAAGGAATCAATCATGCAGGCCATCTAAAGATGAACAGGTTCGTGATAATCCTGAATGACAATGAAATGTCCATATCGAAGAATGTTGGAGCGCTCGCTCGCTACCTCACCCGTATAACGACAAAAAAACCATATCTTCAGCTTGAGGCCGATGTATGGGAACTTCTCGGAAAAATACCAGCTCTGGGTGGGAAGGCAAGAAAACTGGCGAGTCGGATCAAAGAGAGCATCAAGAACCTGGTCGTACCCACTATTCTTTTTGAGGAACTCGGATTCCGCTATCTTGGACCTCTTGATGGTCATGATATTCGACAGCTTGTAGAGACATTTTCCCTGCTTCACCAGATCCCCGGGCCAATTATGATCCATGCCATGACGAAAAAAGGCAAGGGCTACCAGTTCGCCGAGAAAGACGCAGAAAAATTCCACGGGGTTGGAAGCTTTTATAAAAAAACGGGAGGGTCCAAATCGAGTCCTGGTAAGGAAAGCTATAGCAGGTTCTTTGGGAAGACGCTCTGTAATATTGCTTCGAAGGATGAGAAGGTCGTAGCTGTGACGGCGGCGATGAAGGAAGGGACCGGTCTGTCAGAGTTCGCGGAAAAGTTTCCCGAAAGATTTTTCGATGTCGGAATCAGTGAGCAGCACGCAGTTACTTTTGCGGCAGGCCTTGCTAAAGAAGGCTATAAACCGTTTGTAGCGATATATTCGACATTCCTTCAGAGAGGATTCGATCAGATCATTCACGATGTTGCCCTGCAGAAGCTGCCGGTCAGATTCGTTGTCGACAGGGCAGGGCTTGTCGGGAGGGACGGAGCGACGCATCACGGAGTCTTTGATATAAGCTTTTTGAGTATTGTGCCGGATCTCACTCTGATGGCCCCGACAGATGAGAACGAGTTGAGCAGAATGTTGTACACAATGATGTTGATCGAAGATGGACCATCCGCGATTAGATTTCCTAGGGGGAATATAGTCGGAATAGAATCGGTTGATATGAAGAAACCTCTGCAATTGGGGAAGGGACGGATCGTGCGTGAAGGTAAGGACGTATCAATCCTGTCCGCAGGGTCGATGTTGTCCCTGGCAATGGAAACAGCGACAATCATGTCACGAT
- a CDS encoding divergent PAP2 family protein, whose amino-acid sequence MIKQLFYRDIFLLPVICAILVQLLKGILYSLINRKFDIARFFQADGMPNLHASVFGSVAALIGIKYGYSSILFSVTTTYCLVIIHDMMRLKRQKEKQADVLNEIITNIKEYKSLRSAKITRVLQFRPLDVMVGTALGVLLTYGLL is encoded by the coding sequence ATGATCAAGCAGTTGTTTTACAGGGATATATTTCTTCTTCCGGTGATTTGCGCGATTCTCGTGCAGTTGTTGAAGGGGATCCTTTATTCTCTGATAAACAGAAAGTTTGATATCGCCAGATTTTTCCAGGCAGATGGGATGCCCAATCTCCATGCCAGCGTATTCGGGTCCGTAGCCGCACTCATAGGGATCAAGTATGGTTATTCTTCTATACTATTTTCCGTCACGACGACATATTGTCTGGTCATTATTCATGATATGATGAGATTGAAACGGCAGAAAGAGAAACAGGCCGATGTTTTGAACGAAATAATTACAAATATCAAGGAATACAAAAGCTTGAGATCCGCAAAGATAACAAGAGTGCTTCAATTCAGGCCTCTGGACGTAATGGTCGGCACAGCGCTTGGAGTCCTTCTGACCTATGGTCTTCTATAG
- a CDS encoding polyprenyl synthetase family protein has translation MNSEPGKVNGGGLDQARNEINALLEEILPHGSERPESLHNAMRYAVLGGGKRLRAILCVWTHEVLGGKHRTAAMTAGCAIECLHAYTLIHDDLPCLDDDDTRRGRPSCHIKYGEAVALLAGDALQAYAFQLISELKDPAVKDIISAVRLLSKTAGSKMLVGGQVADIEGEGKRPDENIVRFIHARKTAELISTSMGIGAILSGVGQDVIVQIKEAGRKAGLAFQIADDILDVRGDEKLVGKGLRKDDEKGKITWPACFGLESAEKMAKCLIDESIEIVKTAGDDGRIESLFKLFLERVS, from the coding sequence ATGAATAGTGAACCGGGCAAAGTTAATGGTGGTGGACTGGATCAGGCCAGGAACGAGATCAATGCTCTCCTGGAAGAGATTCTTCCGCATGGTTCGGAGCGTCCGGAATCACTTCATAACGCTATGAGATACGCCGTCCTGGGTGGGGGGAAGAGGCTTAGAGCCATACTATGTGTGTGGACTCATGAGGTGCTGGGTGGAAAGCACCGTACAGCCGCGATGACCGCAGGGTGTGCTATCGAGTGTCTACACGCATATACTCTGATCCATGACGACCTTCCTTGTCTGGATGATGACGATACGAGAAGAGGCAGGCCTTCATGTCACATAAAATATGGCGAGGCTGTAGCCTTGTTGGCTGGAGATGCCCTTCAGGCATATGCGTTTCAACTAATAAGCGAGTTGAAAGATCCTGCGGTTAAAGACATTATCTCAGCAGTAAGATTGCTTTCGAAGACTGCGGGATCGAAGATGCTTGTCGGTGGGCAAGTCGCAGATATCGAGGGGGAAGGGAAGAGACCAGACGAAAATATTGTAAGGTTTATCCATGCTCGGAAAACAGCAGAACTGATAAGCACTTCGATGGGAATCGGTGCAATTCTTTCTGGGGTAGGACAGGATGTTATTGTGCAGATAAAGGAGGCTGGCAGGAAAGCCGGTCTGGCCTTTCAGATCGCAGATGACATTCTTGATGTTCGGGGGGATGAGAAGCTGGTTGGAAAAGGCTTGCGAAAGGATGATGAAAAAGGGAAAATTACATGGCCCGCTTGCTTTGGGCTGGAATCCGCCGAAAAGATGGCAAAGTGTCTTATTGATGAATCTATTGAGATCGTAAAGACTGCCGGCGATGACGGCAGGATCGAATCGTTATTCAAACTCTTTCTGGAGAGGGTCTCCTGA
- the xseB gene encoding exodeoxyribonuclease VII small subunit has protein sequence MAVKVNFEESIERLEEIVRRLEDEVVPLEESIKLYEEGMKIGRKCRVILQQADERIKKLSEEFESDSANE, from the coding sequence ATGGCGGTAAAAGTCAATTTCGAAGAATCGATAGAAAGACTTGAGGAGATTGTAAGACGTCTCGAGGATGAAGTCGTTCCTCTGGAAGAAAGCATCAAGCTATATGAAGAGGGAATGAAAATCGGTAGAAAATGCAGAGTTATTCTGCAGCAGGCCGACGAGAGGATAAAAAAACTGTCGGAAGAGTTCGAAAGTGACTCTGCCAATGAATAG